Genomic window (Mycolicibacterium smegmatis):
GAGCACCTGGAACCGCAGCCCCTCGTCCATCGCGAGCACCTGGTCGACGATCTGCTGCGGCGTCTGCCGCGCGATGCGCTCACCGCACACCGGACAGTGCGGCGTACCGGCGCGGGCGTACAGCAGACGGAGGTAGTCGTAGACCTCGGTGATGGTGCCGACCGTCGACCGCGGGTTGCGGTTGGTGGACTTCTGGTCGATCGACACCGCGGGCGACAGACCCTCGATGAAGTCGACGTCCGGTTTGTCCATCTGGCCGAGGAACTGCCTGGCGTAGGCCGACAGCGACTCCACATAGCGGCGCTGGCCCTCGGCGAAGATGGTGTCGAACGCCAACGAGGACTTACCGGAACCGGACAATCCGGTGAACACGATCAAGGCATCGCGTGGCAGGTCGAGGTCGACACCACGCAGGTTGTGCTCGCGGGCACCCTTGACAACAAGACGGTCAGCCAACGGTTTCCTTCCTGGTCGGCGAGGGTCCAGACATGCGGTCCGGACATGCTCTGTACCCCGCATGACGCAGTTCATGCCCATGCTATGCGCCACCACCGACAAGCCCGATACGGTGGCGCTATGACCCCATCTGAGACGCCATCCAGCATCACGGTCGACGACACCTACACCGGACACGTCGAGCCAGGAACCGCAGCGCGGCGCACCCTCGCCGACGCCACGATCGTCAAGGCGTCGGTGGGTCCCATGGACAACAACTGCTACCTGGTGACCTGCAGATCTACCGGCGAGACGCTGCTGATCGACGCGGCCAACGACGCCGAGGTGATCATCGGACTCGTCGAGCAGCACGCGCCGAAGGTGTCACTGATCGTCACCACCCATCAACATCAGGACCACTGGCTCGCGCTGCAGGCCGTGACAGAAGCCACAGGAGCCCCGACCGCCGCGCATGCGCTCGACGCCGGCGCGTTGCCCGTCAAGCCGGACCGGATCCTGTCCGACGGCGACAAGATCACCGTCGGCAACCTCACTTTCGACGCCATCCACCTACAGGGCCACACGCCCGGTTCGGTGGCACTGGCCCTCGCGGGTGCCGATGGCGCCGACGGGCCCACGCACCTGTTCACCGGCGACTGCCTGTTCCCGGGCGGCGTCGGCAAGACGTGGAAGCCGGGCGACTTCGAGACGCTGCTGGGCGACGTCACCACCAAGGTGTTCGACGTCTACGACGACCGCACGGTCGTCTACCCCGGGCACGGTGACGACACCACTCTCGGCGCGGAGCGTCCGAGCCTGGCCGAGTGGCGTGAACGGGGCTGGTGAGCCCTAGCTGGTGTGGACGATGAGCACGTCGGTCTTGGACCGGCGTGCCACGTTCGCGGGCACCGAGCCGAGCAGCCGGCCGGCGATGGTGCTCAGGCCGACGTTGCCGACGACCAGCAGATCGGCCTTGACCTCGTCGGCGAGCTCGACGAGCGCGTCGACCGGGGCGCCGACGACGGGGCGCTCCTCGATGTCGGTCGCACCGGCGGCCTTGGCGCGGTCGTTGGCCTCACGCAGAATGGCGTAGATCGGGGCGTTGCCTGCCATCTTGTAGCCCTCGTCCTTGAGGACGTCGGCCGCACGCGAGTCCTCGCTCTGGGGGAAGTAGGCGGTGGCGATGATCAACTTCGCGTTCGATGCGGCGGCAATCTGACCGGCGCGGTCCACGGCACGCAACGACGAATCGGATCCGTCCGTGCCGACCACCACGGTTTGATATGCGCTCATCCATACCCTCCCACTGTCAGTTGCAACGCCACCCGAGACAGTAACCGGTGCCGGCTGCGATGGGGCGCGAATCACGACACCCGCACGCACAGCAGGCAAACCGCACACGGTTGATGCCACGTGACGCCTGTTGGCCCTGATGTTAACCACAGGAAGCGCGAATCGGGGCGCACCGTGACGCAGGTGACGCTGCCAGCCGCGAAGTTGCCGGGTTCCCGACGCCGGTGCGCGAGTGATCGAGCTCATCGAGACCGCGCCCGTGTTGTAATGCGGCTCACACGATTTCGCGCTACTTCCTCAGATACGGCCGCGGCCGAAGTAGATCTCCTGCGTGGCAGAACACACCAGTTCGCCCGACCGGTTGTACATCGTGCCCGAGGCAAGGCCGCGCCCGTGAATACCGCTGGGCGACACCTGGTCTGACAGAACCCAATCCGACAGGTCCGCGGGCCGCTGGAACCACACCGTGTGGTCGATCAGCGCCGAGAACGCCGTGGCCTGCGTCGTGCGCCGCATCGTCACCGTGGTCTCCAGCAACGACGTACCCGATGCGTAGGTGAGCACACAGCAGTTGAGCACCGGATCGTTCGGAATCGATTCGGCTGGGCGCCACCACATCCGGGTGCGTTCCGGAGGTTCGGGCTGATCGAGCGCCAGGCGCGGCGGCGCATCCACGTA
Coding sequences:
- a CDS encoding universal stress protein — protein: MSAYQTVVVGTDGSDSSLRAVDRAGQIAAASNAKLIIATAYFPQSEDSRAADVLKDEGYKMAGNAPIYAILREANDRAKAAGATDIEERPVVGAPVDALVELADEVKADLLVVGNVGLSTIAGRLLGSVPANVARRSKTDVLIVHTS
- a CDS encoding MBL fold metallo-hydrolase encodes the protein MTPSETPSSITVDDTYTGHVEPGTAARRTLADATIVKASVGPMDNNCYLVTCRSTGETLLIDAANDAEVIIGLVEQHAPKVSLIVTTHQHQDHWLALQAVTEATGAPTAAHALDAGALPVKPDRILSDGDKITVGNLTFDAIHLQGHTPGSVALALAGADGADGPTHLFTGDCLFPGGVGKTWKPGDFETLLGDVTTKVFDVYDDRTVVYPGHGDDTTLGAERPSLAEWRERGW